One genomic segment of Alphaproteobacteria bacterium includes these proteins:
- a CDS encoding uroporphyrinogen-III synthase has translation MTEKRRLTILVTRPRSESEVFALTLAMRGHDAVQAPLLDIVPDETASVDLDGVQALLFTSINGVRSFARVSTARHVPAYCVGDATAQAARDMGFRDVHSAGGDVVALANLVRMDLAPSEGALLHVSGSAVAGDLAGDLGVDRYDVRRVQLYRQDTARDLPDAAAQALKAGTLDAIAFFSPRTAATFVQLVRKADLLDTLKTVSALGLSQAALDAARVEGAHWKSERAAAQPTEAALLEAIDALAAEAPPQEAPKPEAFKIETDMPEPKPATKRPALGAIAVALVVGVAGAFAFTYWQTHMMPSESATALRAIDLRLAAIDRRLTALENKPAPEPVVTAAPAPAPVAAPVDLSPLEQRLATLEQRPAADPALAETIARLTQENRELAQTLATIRSEAQTIREGGERDRADVKRAEFLLAVGQLRDAALAGRGFAPELTVVRGLAPDNAASLLQQLDARSGGVETRAALARRFPAIANAVVAAARVEAASDTPVLAEALERVQKFLSIRRVGEVDGDSATARVARAEARLAVEDLPGALASLDPPGPAWLAPAAEWMEAARARLAVEAALQRLASGG, from the coding sequence CATGCGCGGCCACGATGCGGTTCAAGCACCGCTGCTCGATATCGTGCCGGACGAAACGGCGAGCGTCGATCTCGACGGCGTGCAGGCGCTGCTCTTCACCTCGATCAACGGCGTGCGCAGCTTCGCGCGCGTCTCGACCGCGCGGCACGTGCCCGCCTATTGCGTGGGCGATGCGACCGCGCAGGCGGCGCGCGATATGGGATTCCGCGACGTGCATTCGGCGGGCGGCGATGTGGTGGCACTCGCCAATCTCGTGCGGATGGATTTGGCGCCCAGCGAGGGCGCTTTGCTGCATGTCAGCGGGTCGGCCGTCGCGGGCGATCTCGCCGGCGATTTAGGGGTCGACCGTTACGACGTGCGGCGCGTGCAGCTCTATCGTCAGGACACCGCGCGCGATCTGCCCGACGCGGCGGCCCAGGCGCTGAAAGCCGGTACGCTCGACGCCATCGCGTTTTTCAGTCCGCGCACCGCCGCGACCTTCGTGCAACTCGTCCGCAAGGCGGATTTGCTCGATACGTTGAAGACCGTCTCGGCTTTGGGGTTGTCGCAAGCGGCCCTCGACGCCGCCCGGGTCGAAGGGGCACACTGGAAATCCGAACGCGCGGCTGCGCAACCGACCGAGGCGGCGCTGCTGGAAGCGATCGACGCGTTGGCGGCGGAAGCGCCGCCGCAAGAAGCGCCCAAGCCCGAAGCTTTCAAGATCGAGACGGACATGCCCGAGCCCAAGCCCGCGACCAAACGCCCCGCCCTCGGCGCCATCGCCGTGGCGCTGGTCGTGGGCGTGGCCGGCGCGTTCGCCTTCACCTATTGGCAGACGCATATGATGCCGTCGGAATCCGCGACGGCGCTGCGCGCGATCGATCTGCGCTTGGCGGCAATCGACCGGCGTTTGACCGCGCTCGAAAACAAACCGGCGCCCGAGCCCGTCGTGACGGCGGCACCCGCACCCGCACCGGTGGCGGCGCCGGTCGATCTTTCGCCGCTCGAACAACGCCTTGCGACGCTCGAACAGCGCCCCGCCGCCGATCCCGCTTTGGCGGAAACCATCGCGCGATTGACTCAGGAGAATCGCGAACTCGCGCAAACGCTGGCGACGATCCGTTCGGAAGCGCAGACGATCCGCGAAGGCGGCGAACGCGATCGCGCCGATGTGAAGCGCGCGGAATTCCTGCTCGCGGTCGGGCAGTTGCGCGACGCCGCACTCGCCGGGCGCGGCTTCGCGCCGGAATTGACGGTCGTGCGCGGTTTGGCACCGGACAATGCCGCATCTTTGCTGCAGCAATTGGATGCGCGCAGCGGGGGCGTGGAGACGCGCGCCGCCTTGGCGCGCCGCTTCCCCGCGATCGCCAATGCCGTGGTCGCCGCCGCGCGCGTCGAGGCCGCGTCGGATACGCCGGTTTTGGCCGAAGCGTTGGAACGCGTGCAGAAATTCCTGTCCATTCGCCGCGTGGGCGAGGTCGATGGCGACAGCGCCACGGCGCGCGTGGCGCGCGCCGAAGCCCGTTTGGCGGTCGAAGATTTGCCGGGCGCGTTGGCTTCCCTCGATCCGCCGGGCCCGGCTTGGCTGGCCCCGGCGGCGGAATGGATGGAAGCCGCGCGCGCGCGCCTCGCGGTCGAAGCGGCACTGCAACGCCTCGCGTCGGGCGGGTAA